One segment of Acidovorax sp. DW039 DNA contains the following:
- a CDS encoding Ig-like domain-containing protein — protein MPVVRQCLLAFVSLWFALGQAPTAAAEDAQLTVADGVVVKFGAGANAQKPGSGLWVRGQLRTGSGVVFTSEHDSTAGTPVHSNSSSTPAAADWLGVFLSDEVKPTNISINGLTLRYAGGTQNVPPALANAGAALNLKGGSFVFSDLRLEQSLVGLWVTGQGSPQIQSSRITGNVIGLRSSAMSTPTIAQSSLAENTSYGVLNDSPQSVVQAANNWWGHHTGPRDSVGNPSGQGSRVSTGVAYQPYLTMDPTGKPGPAMKLSFAGQALSSGATLRNAGELLLSAYSAKGVTKIEAFVDGVLVASGSYGTSPAPSTEASPVEARRVLRFENLSNGAHTILAIARDPEGGMTTINVPFTLDMQRPGAAAITSPSNGATVTSPLLSFTGTAEPWSNIQVTLNGQVIGQLDAADGSGNFAGSVQLPAEGTHSLQARAINARGDGPLSAAVAVSYVQPPPTVTFLSPSDQAIVRGLVNVQVSAIDANGISQVQIQADTAAGPVVLGTLTSPPWSMEWNTGALPDGNYTLTATATSVSGKSAQARRVVQVQQVPPPPPAPVMPYGTRALNVTPALSFGEQPIIITGQVATTDSSAQSVPNASLKLVLRVQGFERRITLVSDASGQFSYSFVPQSNDAGTYSVYVVHPDDSTYAARPAAGQFTINRLSFNYSQYKLNAIRGQATPVQLQVRASAGTGAKAVRWVAQAADQPSGSLPPGITLDLGQPIDVAAGTAVPMTLTLKGSEAAGATGTIILKAFAQESGTTPRAELRLDYQLHEATPGLSPSPSLVEIGVKQGESASGVVTVTNKGLAAAKAVKASLLTPTGGTPPNWVRLASSSDIGNLDIGQSTSLQIVASPGADISDGYYQYELRINAENDAGGKVPVTIAVAQSGEGGVRFKLVDIYTNTLDKTGQLIPGLAGATIKLQNEALTADIRSLTSNDQGIAEATSLAPGNYRWRVSAPGHTDAGGRVQVRAGLTASERVFLDSQLISVEFSVTETTIKDEYHITLEATYQTQVPAPVVLMEPASINLPDMQVGEEITGEITVSNYGLVRADDLQFTLPKTDQNYRYEFFGEMPKELAAKSRVVIPYRITAIAPIKSGVVLNDTTKLLPLATGYSPSIQVQQAIRNLLTTGKSAAVPHEKADAVAKAASCSSYGASACVNFKFTCAAGDTGTASFCVNISRLFGGSCTAPSGGGTGSGGTGGVPPGGWGGGASGGAGGSLFTFITKCPPGGCSRCAGGGTGPGGGSGSGPGPGPGPGPGPGPGPGPGPGPGPGPGPGPGPGPGGGGGGGGGGCTGAWCGFKPGYGPYGPYGDPPASPPTSPGSPNPAPVPLPSDLDSNQKPDSKDGPFGSCRANK, from the coding sequence ATGCCTGTCGTCCGTCAGTGCCTGTTGGCCTTTGTTAGCTTGTGGTTTGCTTTAGGCCAAGCCCCGACCGCCGCCGCGGAAGATGCTCAACTGACTGTTGCAGACGGGGTCGTGGTCAAGTTTGGCGCAGGCGCCAATGCACAGAAGCCTGGCTCCGGGCTTTGGGTCCGAGGTCAACTGCGAACCGGTTCAGGCGTGGTTTTCACCAGCGAGCATGACTCCACAGCGGGTACTCCTGTTCATAGCAACTCCAGCAGCACGCCTGCTGCTGCTGATTGGCTGGGCGTCTTTCTGTCTGACGAGGTCAAGCCGACGAACATCAGCATTAACGGACTTACCTTGCGGTATGCGGGCGGGACTCAGAATGTTCCTCCAGCGCTGGCCAATGCCGGTGCGGCGCTGAATCTGAAAGGCGGCTCCTTTGTCTTTTCTGATTTGCGCCTGGAGCAAAGTTTGGTAGGCCTTTGGGTAACGGGGCAAGGATCCCCGCAAATCCAATCGAGTCGGATTACCGGTAATGTCATCGGCCTGCGTTCGAGTGCGATGTCAACGCCCACAATTGCCCAAAGCAGTCTCGCAGAAAACACCTCGTACGGCGTGTTGAATGACTCACCACAGTCCGTGGTGCAGGCCGCAAACAATTGGTGGGGACATCACACAGGTCCTAGAGACAGTGTTGGTAACCCGTCCGGGCAAGGCAGCAGGGTCAGTACAGGCGTGGCATATCAGCCTTATCTGACGATGGACCCCACAGGGAAGCCTGGTCCCGCGATGAAGCTGAGTTTTGCGGGGCAAGCTCTTTCTTCAGGCGCTACGCTGCGCAATGCAGGAGAGCTTTTGCTCAGCGCATACAGCGCCAAAGGCGTTACAAAAATTGAAGCTTTCGTTGATGGCGTACTCGTTGCTAGTGGTAGCTACGGCACCTCACCTGCACCAAGCACCGAAGCAAGCCCCGTAGAAGCTCGTCGCGTCCTGCGTTTTGAAAACCTCAGCAATGGCGCGCACACGATCTTGGCCATCGCGCGTGATCCCGAAGGTGGTATGACGACCATCAATGTGCCTTTCACTTTGGATATGCAACGTCCCGGCGCTGCTGCCATTACGAGTCCTTCGAATGGCGCGACGGTTACATCGCCCCTTCTGAGTTTCACCGGGACGGCGGAGCCTTGGTCGAATATACAGGTGACCCTGAATGGGCAAGTGATTGGACAGCTTGATGCCGCAGATGGCAGTGGCAACTTTGCCGGTAGCGTTCAGCTTCCAGCGGAAGGTACCCACTCGCTCCAGGCCAGGGCGATCAATGCGCGTGGCGATGGTCCGCTCAGTGCGGCGGTTGCTGTGTCATACGTGCAGCCTCCACCGACGGTGACATTTTTGAGCCCAAGCGATCAGGCTATCGTGAGGGGCTTGGTCAATGTCCAGGTCAGTGCAATTGATGCCAATGGAATTTCACAAGTACAGATTCAAGCGGATACCGCTGCAGGCCCAGTGGTGCTCGGGACTCTCACTTCGCCGCCTTGGTCAATGGAGTGGAACACGGGCGCTCTGCCTGACGGCAACTACACGCTGACGGCGACTGCTACGAGCGTTTCCGGAAAATCAGCACAAGCTCGTCGCGTCGTGCAAGTGCAGCAAGTGCCACCACCACCTCCTGCCCCGGTCATGCCCTACGGCACTCGTGCTCTGAATGTCACGCCGGCACTGTCTTTTGGCGAGCAGCCAATCATCATCACTGGACAGGTTGCGACCACAGACAGTTCCGCGCAGTCTGTACCCAACGCCTCGCTCAAGCTGGTTTTGCGTGTGCAAGGCTTCGAGCGTCGGATCACATTGGTCAGTGATGCATCGGGGCAATTCAGCTACAGCTTTGTTCCGCAGTCCAATGATGCTGGAACCTATTCGGTCTACGTTGTCCACCCCGACGACAGCACCTACGCGGCCAGGCCAGCGGCTGGGCAATTCACGATCAACCGTCTGAGTTTCAATTACAGCCAGTACAAGCTCAATGCCATACGTGGCCAGGCGACTCCAGTGCAGTTGCAGGTGCGAGCCAGTGCTGGCACAGGGGCCAAGGCGGTGCGGTGGGTCGCTCAAGCTGCTGACCAGCCTTCGGGCAGCTTGCCCCCTGGCATCACACTCGACCTCGGTCAGCCAATCGATGTAGCCGCGGGCACAGCCGTGCCAATGACATTGACGCTGAAGGGGAGTGAGGCCGCAGGTGCCACGGGCACCATCATCCTCAAGGCATTCGCACAAGAGAGTGGCACTACGCCGCGCGCTGAGCTGCGCTTGGACTATCAGCTCCATGAAGCGACCCCGGGCTTGAGCCCGTCACCGAGTTTGGTGGAAATCGGTGTGAAGCAAGGGGAATCCGCCAGTGGTGTCGTGACTGTCACCAATAAAGGGTTGGCTGCGGCGAAGGCCGTGAAGGCCAGCTTGCTCACGCCAACCGGCGGCACCCCACCCAACTGGGTGCGCTTGGCAAGTAGTTCTGATATCGGCAATCTCGACATCGGGCAATCCACCAGCTTGCAGATCGTCGCCAGTCCAGGCGCTGATATCAGCGACGGCTACTACCAATACGAGCTGCGCATCAATGCCGAGAACGATGCCGGTGGCAAGGTTCCCGTCACGATTGCTGTGGCCCAAAGTGGTGAAGGGGGTGTGCGTTTCAAACTGGTGGACATCTACACCAACACCTTGGACAAGACCGGCCAGTTGATCCCCGGTTTGGCGGGCGCCACGATCAAGCTTCAAAACGAAGCACTGACGGCGGATATCCGCAGCCTTACCAGCAACGATCAAGGGATTGCAGAGGCGACCAGCTTGGCTCCGGGCAACTACCGCTGGCGCGTCAGTGCACCCGGGCACACGGATGCAGGCGGCCGCGTGCAAGTGCGTGCCGGTTTGACGGCAAGTGAGCGCGTCTTCTTGGACAGCCAGTTGATCAGCGTTGAGTTCAGCGTGACGGAGACCACCATCAAGGATGAGTACCACATCACCTTGGAGGCAACCTACCAAACTCAGGTTCCAGCGCCTGTCGTTCTGATGGAACCCGCCAGCATCAATCTTCCAGACATGCAGGTGGGCGAGGAAATCACCGGCGAGATTACTGTCAGCAACTATGGATTGGTGCGTGCAGACGACCTGCAATTCACGTTGCCCAAGACAGACCAAAACTACCGCTATGAGTTCTTTGGCGAAATGCCCAAAGAGCTGGCCGCGAAGTCCCGCGTGGTCATTCCCTATCGGATCACAGCGATTGCGCCTATCAAGAGCGGAGTGGTGCTCAATGACACCACCAAGTTGTTGCCGCTTGCCACGGGCTACAGCCCAAGCATTCAGGTGCAGCAGGCCATTCGCAACCTCTTGACCACAGGAAAGAGCGCGGCAGTGCCTCATGAGAAGGCAGACGCAGTCGCCAAGGCAGCAAGTTGCAGTAGCTACGGGGCCAGTGCATGTGTGAATTTCAAATTCACATGTGCTGCGGGGGATACGGGCACAGCGTCCTTCTGCGTGAATATCAGTCGCTTGTTTGGTGGCAGCTGTACCGCTCCAAGTGGCGGCGGTACCGGTTCAGGCGGTACCGGAGGTGTTCCACCAGGTGGTTGGGGCGGTGGTGCTTCTGGCGGTGCGGGGGGATCACTGTTCACCTTCATCACCAAGTGCCCGCCTGGGGGCTGCAGCCGGTGTGCGGGCGGAGGAACTGGCCCTGGTGGCGGTTCTGGTTCTGGTCCTGGTCCTGGTCCTGGTCCTGGTCCTGGTCCTGGTCCTGGTCCTGGTCCTGGTCCTGGTCCTGGTCCTGGTCCTGGTCCTGGTCCTGGTCCTGGCCCCGGTGGCGGTGGCGGTGGCGGTGGCGGTGGATGCACCGGTGCCTGGTGTGGCTTTAAGCCGGGCTATGGTCCGTACGGCCCATACGGCGATCCTCCAGCCAGTCCACCAACGTCGCCAGGTAGCCCAAATCCGGCCCCAGTGCCGCTACCAAGTGATCTGGATAGCAACCAAAAGCCAGACAGTAAAGACGGTCCGTTTGGTAGTTGCAGGGCTAACAAGTAA
- a CDS encoding RloB domain-containing protein: MRHNRHSRAVARTVLIVGEGDAEVTFLRYLKELYVARGSGVAVTIKNAHGKGALNVVDCAIRQSMSVQYDQVAALLDTDTDWTDAAKRKAKQGKVHVLPCNPCLEALLLSLKDELTEGRTTSQLKSLFERRFGGSASDVDWHRHLSLDAVNAKRAGYAVIDQLVHLLVHGLLPK; the protein is encoded by the coding sequence ATGAGGCACAACAGGCATTCTCGCGCGGTTGCTCGCACGGTCTTAATCGTTGGGGAGGGTGACGCTGAAGTTACGTTCTTGCGGTATTTAAAGGAGCTCTACGTTGCGCGAGGTTCTGGTGTCGCAGTCACGATCAAAAATGCGCATGGAAAAGGGGCGCTGAACGTTGTGGACTGCGCGATTCGCCAATCGATGAGCGTGCAATACGATCAGGTGGCGGCGCTGCTGGATACGGATACTGATTGGACAGATGCCGCCAAAAGGAAGGCTAAGCAAGGAAAGGTGCATGTGCTGCCTTGTAATCCCTGCCTTGAAGCCCTTCTTCTATCGCTCAAAGATGAGCTCACCGAAGGAAGGACTACGAGCCAACTGAAGAGCTTGTTTGAGCGTCGGTTTGGGGGGAGTGCAAGTGATGTGGACTGGCATCGTCATCTGAGTTTGGATGCGGTCAATGCCAAGAGGGCGGGGTACGCGGTAATCGATCAGCTGGTTCACTTGCTCGTACACGGACTTCTGCCTAAATAG
- a CDS encoding choice-of-anchor U domain-containing protein gives MTVLVLTALCGAWGRSANAQDSVCAEVKIVIEQKLSLERQAFDAHMVIRNGLETSALSNVKIDLLFKDQDQNDVVATTDANSSGASFFVRTDNLTGLTAIDGSASLAAKATADIRWLIIPSQGAGGTTSEGRLYYIGARVSYTLDGQTSTVEVTPDYVVVRPQPLLRLDYFLPTDVFGDDPFTPETEASEPFTLGVRVANVGAGTAAKLQIESAQPKIVENRQGLLIDFTILGGYVGNAIAGKSLLLDFGDIAPQSAKMGRWLMQTTLAGRFTQFNASFVHADSLGGAVTSLIKEIVTHKLVRDVRVDLPGQDDIDDFLAEQGDGYRVYDSQGGDNPVFNLSGAASLNAVSGGNLALQFPATQGHVHVKLPDPSRGSRVLAQVLRSDGKQLLAQNFWLSKSRNSDLNWSYYVHVFDSNTTGQYTLVFSDSSTASLGGTAYLDANGNGVRDAGEAPEGNLMVALKGVDAQGRNVSIQAYTDPQGKFSYNGLMPGRYQLEAGERSGWINGTWVVGSAGGVASDGLIRDIVLLAGTNASGYVISKRKPVDGSSQTSSADVAVTAQSNVYELIPGKTAIVTITATNKGPDTAQGVTVQAALPAGLSQQIVTASLGAFDGSVWNVGALSKDQSATLTVHALAQPLSDGKSRSITWTAAIGSQTKDPVGDNNQSRVNLLVQKDPQSGAEIAQELYSQTQVLVWSQCPEVSSSQDAEACAVRKADAARAWFAARSIRALVVTQSGDWRVAMRSGAYNVLWFAGGTSSLDATAQAEVRAAVRRGDSVVLDGGNAVSMRGVSDVFGATFEEPTLGSDLQVALTGGTAMPTLGAAYPLQLNTATLDGVYVASGKPAIASHVYGLGQSLLAGFDLLDAASSGGVWSQFAEQRLLALTPAPKTQPALAGSAFGLKVKARSLAPVGGAEKSVNLKMDLTSGVTYRDAVPPAQGASSSAQPSWALALPAGQEQIVKLELMMPLASGAAEAKSQLLDTSDMGLLATQTTALQVLGLDTLVPRIKLALADITPVGAQQQEAVAQARDALSKVEQAQQQSDWNTAIELLGNLQASLDQLSTLPSAPSIAELRLDVARWFFLLQTRWIPDPALTPAQITSVGGSGQTSIVGQVFGQALAAQVLDGRGRPMAGVSVRFELPSTGASASFAGGNASAVGVTDSQGVVRSPSLTANTVAGTFQALATVNGLSSSAVFSLQNNPLVASNLTIQVVDGQGQSATIGTLFGKSLSVRVVDAQNRPQAGVSVQFDAIASATGAGAAFEGAGQSAGSVLATTDASGIAVSPRVRANMSVGAYQVSAAAQGAASSVSFSLQNQMAQSLRLLSVDGNGQSARTGAVFGKPLTVRVVDAQSRPQSGVAVRFEAPSSGASAQFEGQSTNVILVNTDLNGTAVSPLLRANVVTGAYQVRVAIASDASAAQVFDMTNVAAPVPTPVFTAPSATGTGQVTARVSGGGASCAFNPDATRMMPASGMGPVLGQILLPHGVFDFELVSCTPGGEVTITTTWPDLRGITGYLKYGVTRTSGGRKIWYPPKNLRISGNTVSYTIKDGGLGDDDLTVNGVIRDPGGPVIAAAIPATDPAPIPVMDWRVLMFLSLLIFAVGGVVQRRNSRGT, from the coding sequence ATGACCGTTTTGGTCTTGACCGCGTTATGCGGTGCATGGGGGCGCTCAGCCAATGCCCAAGACTCGGTTTGTGCCGAAGTCAAAATCGTCATCGAGCAAAAGCTCTCTCTGGAGCGCCAGGCTTTTGATGCCCACATGGTCATCAGAAACGGCTTGGAGACGAGCGCGCTGTCCAACGTCAAGATCGACCTGCTCTTCAAAGATCAGGATCAAAACGATGTTGTCGCCACAACCGATGCCAATTCATCAGGCGCTTCCTTCTTCGTACGTACAGACAATTTGACGGGTCTGACGGCAATCGATGGCAGTGCCAGTTTGGCGGCAAAAGCTACCGCTGATATCCGTTGGCTGATCATTCCCTCGCAGGGCGCTGGTGGCACCACCTCTGAAGGGCGTCTTTACTACATCGGCGCGCGTGTCTCCTACACATTGGACGGTCAGACGAGCACCGTTGAAGTAACGCCCGACTACGTTGTTGTCCGTCCTCAGCCGCTTTTGCGGCTTGACTACTTTTTGCCCACGGATGTTTTCGGGGACGACCCATTCACGCCTGAGACAGAAGCCTCTGAGCCGTTCACGCTAGGGGTTCGCGTTGCCAACGTTGGAGCAGGCACTGCTGCGAAGTTGCAGATTGAATCCGCACAACCCAAGATTGTGGAAAACCGCCAGGGTTTGCTGATCGACTTCACCATCCTTGGTGGATACGTGGGTAACGCGATCGCCGGAAAGAGCCTGTTGCTGGATTTTGGCGATATCGCACCGCAGAGCGCAAAGATGGGGCGGTGGTTGATGCAGACCACGCTGGCGGGTAGGTTCACCCAGTTCAACGCTAGTTTTGTCCATGCCGACTCCTTGGGTGGAGCGGTGACATCCTTGATCAAAGAAATCGTGACCCACAAGTTGGTGCGGGATGTCCGTGTTGATCTGCCGGGCCAGGATGACATTGATGACTTCTTGGCTGAACAGGGCGACGGTTACAGGGTCTACGACTCCCAGGGCGGAGACAACCCGGTTTTCAACCTGTCTGGCGCAGCTTCGTTGAATGCCGTCTCAGGCGGAAACCTTGCATTGCAGTTCCCTGCAACTCAAGGCCATGTGCATGTCAAGTTACCCGACCCTTCGCGTGGCTCTCGTGTGCTTGCGCAAGTACTGCGCAGTGATGGCAAACAACTGCTCGCTCAAAATTTCTGGCTCTCCAAATCGCGCAATAGCGACCTGAACTGGAGTTACTACGTCCACGTTTTTGACAGCAACACGACGGGACAGTACACCCTGGTTTTCTCGGACAGCTCGACGGCCTCGTTGGGCGGTACGGCCTATCTTGATGCGAACGGCAACGGTGTGCGCGATGCGGGCGAAGCACCTGAAGGCAACCTCATGGTTGCCCTGAAGGGGGTTGATGCCCAGGGCCGAAATGTATCGATTCAGGCATACACAGATCCTCAAGGCAAATTTTCGTACAACGGTCTGATGCCAGGCCGGTATCAGCTGGAAGCAGGTGAGCGCAGCGGTTGGATCAATGGCACTTGGGTCGTCGGCAGTGCGGGTGGTGTTGCCTCGGACGGTTTGATCCGCGACATCGTGCTCCTTGCTGGGACGAATGCCAGCGGCTATGTGATTTCCAAGCGCAAGCCAGTTGACGGTAGCAGCCAGACCTCATCAGCAGATGTGGCAGTGACTGCGCAGTCCAACGTTTACGAGTTGATTCCCGGCAAGACAGCGATCGTCACGATCACTGCGACCAACAAGGGTCCTGACACAGCGCAAGGTGTGACGGTTCAAGCGGCTCTTCCGGCTGGACTGTCTCAACAGATCGTCACGGCGAGTCTGGGCGCATTTGATGGATCGGTTTGGAATGTCGGTGCTCTGTCCAAGGACCAGTCGGCCACTCTCACGGTGCATGCTCTTGCTCAACCTTTGAGCGACGGTAAGTCCCGCTCTATCACGTGGACCGCAGCCATTGGCTCGCAAACCAAAGATCCTGTGGGCGACAACAACCAAAGTCGCGTGAACCTGCTGGTGCAAAAGGATCCGCAGAGTGGCGCGGAGATTGCGCAAGAGTTGTACTCGCAGACCCAGGTGCTGGTGTGGAGTCAATGTCCAGAAGTTAGCTCGTCTCAAGACGCAGAAGCTTGTGCTGTGCGCAAGGCTGACGCTGCTCGAGCCTGGTTCGCAGCGCGTTCTATCCGGGCTTTGGTTGTGACCCAGTCGGGGGATTGGCGAGTCGCCATGCGCAGCGGTGCATACAACGTCCTGTGGTTTGCGGGGGGCACAAGCAGTCTGGATGCCACGGCCCAGGCTGAAGTCCGCGCGGCGGTGCGCAGAGGTGACTCTGTGGTCTTGGACGGAGGAAACGCAGTTTCTATGCGTGGAGTCTCCGATGTATTTGGCGCAACCTTTGAAGAGCCCACCCTGGGCAGCGACCTCCAGGTCGCGTTGACGGGTGGTACGGCGATGCCGACCCTCGGTGCCGCTTACCCACTACAGCTGAATACTGCTACTTTGGATGGCGTCTACGTCGCTTCTGGAAAGCCAGCCATCGCGTCGCATGTGTATGGTCTGGGTCAATCCCTGTTGGCGGGCTTTGATTTGCTCGACGCTGCATCGAGCGGCGGCGTCTGGTCCCAATTTGCTGAGCAGCGTCTGCTCGCATTGACTCCTGCTCCGAAGACTCAGCCTGCATTGGCGGGTTCCGCGTTCGGCCTGAAAGTCAAAGCCCGAAGCCTTGCCCCTGTGGGTGGTGCTGAAAAGTCCGTCAACCTCAAGATGGACCTCACGTCTGGCGTCACTTATCGCGATGCGGTGCCTCCTGCACAAGGGGCTTCCTCGAGCGCGCAGCCGTCATGGGCACTTGCTTTGCCTGCGGGCCAGGAGCAAATCGTCAAACTGGAGTTGATGATGCCTTTGGCCTCTGGCGCTGCCGAGGCGAAGTCGCAGCTCTTGGATACGTCTGATATGGGCTTGCTCGCCACGCAGACCACTGCGCTGCAGGTACTGGGTCTGGATACATTGGTCCCGCGCATCAAGTTGGCTCTGGCCGATATCACGCCAGTTGGGGCACAGCAGCAAGAAGCGGTCGCTCAAGCCCGTGATGCCCTGAGCAAAGTTGAGCAGGCGCAGCAGCAAAGTGATTGGAATACTGCGATTGAGTTGCTTGGGAATTTGCAAGCGAGTTTGGACCAGCTGTCGACCTTGCCTTCCGCTCCATCGATTGCGGAGTTGCGGTTGGACGTTGCCCGATGGTTCTTCTTGCTCCAAACCCGTTGGATTCCTGATCCTGCGCTGACTCCTGCGCAGATCACGAGCGTTGGTGGTAGCGGGCAAACTTCGATCGTTGGGCAGGTCTTTGGTCAAGCGCTCGCTGCGCAGGTGCTGGATGGTCGTGGCCGTCCCATGGCCGGGGTGTCGGTGCGTTTTGAGCTTCCAAGTACGGGTGCCAGCGCAAGCTTTGCTGGAGGCAATGCAAGTGCAGTCGGTGTGACGGACTCCCAAGGCGTTGTGCGCTCTCCAAGCTTGACTGCGAATACTGTTGCAGGCACTTTCCAAGCGCTCGCTACCGTTAACGGGCTGAGTTCTTCTGCTGTGTTCTCGCTGCAAAACAATCCGTTGGTCGCATCAAACCTGACCATTCAGGTTGTCGATGGGCAAGGGCAGTCCGCCACGATTGGCACCTTGTTTGGGAAGTCCCTGAGCGTTCGCGTAGTGGATGCTCAGAATCGCCCACAGGCCGGAGTGTCCGTGCAGTTTGATGCCATCGCGTCCGCAACAGGTGCTGGGGCGGCTTTCGAAGGCGCGGGTCAAAGTGCCGGTTCGGTACTTGCCACCACAGACGCTTCAGGCATTGCCGTATCGCCTCGGGTGCGCGCCAACATGAGTGTGGGCGCCTATCAAGTCAGTGCGGCAGCCCAAGGGGCGGCCTCCAGTGTGAGCTTCTCTCTGCAGAACCAGATGGCGCAATCGCTGCGCTTGTTGTCTGTCGACGGCAATGGTCAGTCAGCACGCACCGGCGCGGTGTTTGGTAAGCCACTGACTGTTCGGGTGGTGGATGCACAAAGCCGTCCTCAGAGCGGAGTAGCCGTGCGCTTTGAAGCGCCGTCCAGCGGGGCTTCTGCACAGTTTGAAGGCCAGTCCACCAATGTCATTTTGGTCAATACCGACCTCAACGGGACCGCTGTATCTCCGCTGTTGCGTGCCAATGTGGTGACCGGGGCTTATCAAGTGCGCGTCGCAATCGCGTCTGACGCTTCTGCTGCACAAGTTTTTGATATGACCAACGTGGCTGCACCGGTGCCTACGCCGGTTTTCACAGCGCCTTCTGCGACCGGCACGGGGCAAGTCACCGCGCGTGTTTCTGGTGGTGGCGCCTCCTGTGCGTTCAACCCCGACGCAACCAGGATGATGCCTGCCTCTGGAATGGGACCTGTGCTGGGACAGATCCTGCTGCCACATGGCGTGTTTGACTTTGAGTTGGTCAGTTGCACACCAGGCGGCGAAGTCACCATCACAACGACTTGGCCAGACCTGCGTGGGATCACGGGCTACCTCAAGTACGGGGTCACCCGTACCTCTGGCGGCAGAAAGATTTGGTACCCACCTAAGAACCTGCGAATCAGCGGTAACACGGTGTCGTACACGATCAAAGACGGGGGTCTTGGTGACGATGACTTGACGGTCAACGGCGTGATCCGTGATCCCGGTGGTCCAGTGATTGCTGCCGCAATCCCCGCGACGGATCCAGCGCCTATCCCTGTCATGGATTGGCGAGTTCTGATGTTCCTGAGCCTGTTGATCTTTGCGGTGGGAGGGGTTGTTCAGCGCCGCAACTCTCGGGGCACATGA
- a CDS encoding ATP-binding protein, whose translation MIHRYAFANFQSYLEWTEVSWLLDGKVPQSVWARTSPTGERVSSVMSVVGANASGKTALLKPLLFLDWFVSQSFATDAQALIPVQPHMSASDAPSEFEVEVDFEGRLWRYMLRCTRERVLHESLYAKHDRMRYVFVRDWNEDEQAYSVKQKDFGLLPAEAKKVRPNASLIATAAQYGVPLAQRIAGSSGVRSNMHQYGRRQSDAGQLVVAAAHFVESDSQRSQLVSMLRRWDLGLKDVDIRQIENVMPDGSKQSFWVPFGIHSTENSASFELPFMLESNGTQSLFVLLSRLLPALEGGGVAVIDELENDLHPHMLEPILELFASPKTNPNGAQLLFTCHAVEVLNLLHKSQVMLVEKDEHNQSTAWRLDSVSGVRNDDNLYAKYMAGAYGAVPQL comes from the coding sequence ATGATTCATCGATACGCGTTCGCTAATTTCCAGTCCTACTTGGAGTGGACCGAAGTGTCTTGGTTGCTGGATGGCAAGGTGCCTCAGTCGGTGTGGGCAAGAACCTCCCCAACGGGCGAGCGCGTTAGCAGCGTGATGTCTGTAGTCGGAGCGAACGCCAGTGGTAAGACAGCTTTGCTCAAGCCGCTGCTTTTTTTGGACTGGTTTGTCAGTCAGTCTTTCGCTACGGATGCGCAGGCCCTGATTCCTGTGCAGCCGCACATGTCGGCCTCCGATGCTCCCTCAGAGTTCGAGGTCGAAGTCGATTTTGAAGGTCGCTTGTGGCGCTATATGCTGCGGTGCACGCGCGAACGCGTGCTTCATGAGTCGCTCTACGCAAAGCACGATCGCATGCGATATGTGTTTGTGCGGGATTGGAATGAGGACGAGCAAGCGTATTCCGTAAAGCAGAAGGATTTTGGCCTGCTGCCCGCGGAGGCTAAAAAGGTCAGACCAAACGCGTCCTTGATTGCGACGGCTGCGCAATACGGCGTGCCACTGGCCCAGCGGATCGCAGGTTCCAGCGGCGTGCGGTCGAATATGCACCAATACGGTCGCCGTCAATCCGACGCTGGTCAGTTGGTAGTGGCTGCAGCCCATTTTGTGGAAAGCGACAGCCAGCGATCTCAATTGGTGTCCATGCTGCGTCGGTGGGATCTGGGTCTCAAAGATGTTGACATCCGGCAGATCGAAAACGTGATGCCTGACGGCTCCAAGCAGTCGTTCTGGGTGCCATTTGGCATTCACTCGACGGAAAACTCAGCGAGCTTTGAGTTGCCGTTCATGCTCGAGTCCAATGGCACACAGAGTTTGTTTGTTCTACTGTCTCGTCTGCTCCCCGCATTGGAGGGTGGTGGCGTGGCCGTCATTGACGAGCTTGAAAATGACCTGCATCCGCACATGCTCGAGCCTATTCTTGAGTTATTCGCCAGTCCAAAGACGAACCCGAACGGCGCTCAACTGCTTTTTACCTGCCACGCTGTGGAGGTCCTGAATCTCTTGCACAAGTCACAAGTGATGTTGGTAGAGAAAGATGAGCACAACCAAAGCACAGCATGGCGATTGGACAGCGTGAGCGGCGTGCGAAATGATGACAACCTGTACGCCAAGTACATGGCTGGTGCTTACGGTGCGGTGCCGCAGTTATGA